A genomic region of Leptotrichia massiliensis contains the following coding sequences:
- a CDS encoding alpha/beta hydrolase fold domain-containing protein, whose protein sequence is MSLLSDIAVPIAKLVNMKKYKEKDFLNPRRDTDFLNKKNFDKTLILDEQFIDEYQVLTVFSEESYNKHVVFLHGGAYVMRAVKAHKNIIEKLVKKFHLKVTFIDYPLAPENTVDKAHRVLMEAYRHITNKYKDDEFYLFGDSSGGGLALAFLQILKNKEDLPFPKKTALMSPWVDVSMTNEEIEEFAEKDPLLPLNGLIITGKQFAGELDVKNPMISPIYGNMDNLGEIFLIFGTNEILYPDCLKLSDMLEVAIGTSVEIKIGENLCHDWILAPLKESEETIDEIGNFFLK, encoded by the coding sequence ATGAGTTTATTATCAGATATTGCAGTGCCAATCGCAAAATTGGTGAATATGAAAAAATATAAGGAAAAAGACTTTTTAAATCCAAGAAGGGATACAGATTTTTTGAATAAAAAAAATTTTGACAAAACGCTTATTCTTGATGAACAGTTTATTGATGAATACCAAGTTTTGACAGTTTTTTCAGAAGAAAGCTATAACAAGCATGTTGTTTTTCTACATGGCGGGGCTTATGTAATGCGCGCTGTCAAAGCTCACAAAAATATTATTGAAAAATTAGTTAAAAAATTTCATTTAAAAGTTACATTCATTGACTATCCGCTTGCTCCAGAAAATACTGTTGACAAAGCTCATCGAGTATTAATGGAGGCTTATAGACATATAACTAATAAATATAAAGATGATGAATTTTACTTATTTGGTGATTCTTCTGGCGGTGGCTTGGCACTTGCATTTTTACAAATATTGAAAAATAAGGAAGATTTGCCATTTCCAAAGAAAACTGCATTAATGTCACCTTGGGTCGATGTTTCAATGACAAATGAGGAAATAGAGGAATTTGCAGAAAAAGATCCTCTCTTGCCACTAAATGGACTGATTATAACAGGAAAGCAGTTTGCAGGAGAACTGGATGTGAAAAATCCTATGATTTCGCCAATTTATGGAAATATGGACAATCTTGGAGAAATTTTTCTAATTTTTGGAACAAATGAAATTTTGTATCCTGATTGCCTAAAATTAAGCGATATGCTTGAAGTTGCGATTGGAACAAGTGTGGAAATAAAAATTGGGGAAAATTTGTGCCACGACTGGATTTTGGCACCTCTCAAGGAATCAGAAGAAACTATTGATGAAATTGGAAATTTTTTTCTGAAATAA
- a CDS encoding N-glycosylase/DNA lyase has translation MPEKKQKKNIENNEISKKIDKEKHEEILKIYKEIKEGIEKAIKGYKKAWKGTEKEVFAEMAFCILTPQSKAKNAWQAITTLVENGLLYNGNPEEIVEFLNIVRFKNNKSRYLAELRELMTKDGKLQPKKILSEIGDTFEKRKWILKNIKGMGLKEANHVLRNLGFGENIAILDRHILRNLKALNVISEIPKTITEKKYYEIEEKMKEYSKFSKIKMDELDLVLWYKEAGEIFK, from the coding sequence ATGCCTGAAAAAAAACAAAAAAAGAATATAGAAAACAATGAAATTAGTAAAAAAATTGATAAGGAAAAGCACGAAGAAATTCTTAAAATTTATAAAGAAATAAAAGAAGGGATTGAAAAAGCTATAAAAGGCTATAAAAAGGCTTGGAAAGGTACAGAAAAAGAAGTGTTTGCAGAAATGGCATTTTGTATTCTGACACCTCAGTCAAAAGCAAAAAATGCTTGGCAAGCCATTACAACTTTGGTGGAAAATGGACTGCTTTACAATGGGAATCCTGAAGAAATAGTAGAATTTCTAAATATTGTCAGATTTAAGAATAATAAATCACGTTATTTAGCAGAATTGCGAGAACTGATGACAAAAGATGGAAAATTACAGCCAAAAAAAATATTATCAGAAATTGGTGATACTTTTGAAAAAAGAAAATGGATTTTGAAAAATATTAAAGGAATGGGATTAAAAGAAGCAAACCATGTGCTCAGAAATCTTGGGTTTGGAGAAAATATTGCCATTTTGGATAGACATATTCTAAGAAATCTCAAAGCACTTAATGTAATTAGCGAAATTCCTAAAACAATAACTGAAAAAAAATACTATGAAATTGAAGAAAAAATGAAAGAATATTCAAAATTCTCTAAAATAAAAATGGACGAGCTAGACTTGGTTTTATGGTACAAAGAAGCTGGAGAAATTTTTAAATAA